A window from Candidatus Nitrospira neomarina encodes these proteins:
- a CDS encoding YhdP family protein, translated as MRWSGKQMFWWGALGALVLTIALIVLPLFLNPDYLKTLALQQIQRTFGSHVTVGQTSFALFPSPHFLVLDIVVQEQPESHAVFRAKSMSLDLGIGQLLMKKIVVREFLVESPEIELRREADGEWRFLSYASNDSPIASAAKFLVLGKVVVTDGKIIVIDESPRETVRGFVIEDVAFASDTTHDGPTMGSSFELSGKIRQTQELAPFFIQGELEARWASPVLSIASEPVGFEQIRFSGKVKADHLEINQLAEYLHNGQSLMAVPGTLSVKSQVNWVQNAKTSRLSLSHIDFSSSFIDLDGSANTEMLEDGHQMMGFSMRSSNVDLDMIRQYLPKTWIPDDLLPVWEKGEWGGGLNIAEARVTGSTREDVQTSVTGTFHLTDGYVRIPDWPTTDHIRGTVIVEPDRMQLSGVQGIYDGIPVEVTEGVFLLKESGPWGDVGLQGPVPAEKVHRVVTQLGAPSDFGLLNAWKVVDGSGLLRLRFAGNLLEGPGLKFQYGEFQPEGLVIEIPGLPQPFTQGHGTITFSRESTVFEGLQGNVGLYPVAVNGTITYKEASRFEPLTIQGGFAGEDLFPVSQKRTASPGMQITGPLHASVTLTGPTRHPKLKGWIDGRGAFMEVPSLLQKQAGQDGRLEFDGQFHPGNRVHFERVELIMLPLRLRGQGTIRYRSEVTWEARVDSGPVYLGVLPEGIRVLGDHVQSGILEVQLKGSGRGADWTRWNTKGWVALTEGVVALRGVSDPVSNLFIRLKVDEDQLDLKRMEFRLKNSEAVITGFMKNWKTTPIASVMFDSPQFDIDLLIPKEGRSAIRDGIEWLAANGSLEGSVHIERPSYKTLSGKKLSAVLKIHDKLVSVDKVQSMVAEHGTVGGRFFVHLPEGRPAAMRASFQAKDLPFEHVLSLFGEDRRLITGSMSVRGMLQGHGRDDRGIIPTLNGSVKISLGEGYIRKGTIFPRILALLNLPQVLRGKVDLEETGFPFTTVSSKLTVEDGVFSSKDLLIQSPIMKVSAAGMYDWKRDRLEGISAVSPFGVYSDILKDIPLFGRIFSGDRKGLATALFSIDGPLGDPEVKYMPMESVKTGLTGLAQLAFDILKNTLTLPYDLLNGTQEDAGSAPRDAGRSGVPGPL; from the coding sequence GTGCGATGGTCCGGCAAACAGATGTTCTGGTGGGGTGCACTCGGAGCCCTGGTCCTGACCATTGCCCTGATTGTGCTTCCCTTGTTTTTGAATCCGGATTATCTGAAGACTCTGGCGCTGCAACAAATTCAACGGACGTTTGGTTCGCACGTGACCGTGGGGCAGACGTCTTTTGCCTTATTTCCCTCTCCGCATTTTTTGGTGTTGGACATTGTGGTTCAGGAACAGCCTGAATCGCATGCGGTGTTTCGCGCGAAATCCATGAGTTTGGACCTGGGAATCGGGCAGTTGCTCATGAAGAAAATTGTGGTTCGTGAATTCCTGGTGGAGTCTCCCGAGATTGAATTGCGTCGTGAGGCCGACGGGGAATGGCGTTTTTTAAGCTATGCCAGCAACGACTCTCCCATTGCGTCGGCGGCGAAATTTCTGGTGCTGGGAAAGGTTGTGGTCACGGACGGTAAAATTATTGTCATTGATGAGTCGCCGCGTGAAACCGTTCGGGGATTTGTCATTGAAGATGTGGCTTTTGCCTCTGATACCACTCATGACGGACCTACTATGGGATCATCCTTCGAATTGTCCGGAAAAATCCGGCAGACGCAGGAGCTGGCCCCTTTTTTCATTCAGGGAGAACTCGAAGCCCGTTGGGCGTCCCCGGTGCTGTCCATTGCCAGCGAACCGGTTGGTTTCGAGCAGATCAGATTTTCCGGGAAGGTGAAAGCCGATCATCTGGAGATCAATCAACTGGCAGAATATCTGCACAATGGTCAATCGCTTATGGCAGTGCCCGGTACGCTGTCGGTCAAATCTCAGGTGAACTGGGTTCAGAATGCCAAAACCTCACGACTCTCTCTCTCTCATATCGACTTCTCCAGTTCATTTATTGATCTGGATGGTTCCGCCAACACGGAAATGCTGGAAGACGGGCATCAGATGATGGGGTTTTCCATGCGCTCCTCGAATGTCGACCTCGATATGATTCGACAATATCTGCCCAAGACGTGGATTCCGGATGATCTGCTTCCGGTGTGGGAGAAAGGCGAATGGGGAGGGGGGTTGAACATTGCCGAGGCGCGTGTGACCGGGTCCACGCGTGAGGATGTGCAGACGTCGGTCACCGGCACGTTTCATTTAACCGATGGGTACGTTCGTATTCCCGATTGGCCCACCACCGATCATATCCGGGGAACGGTGATTGTGGAACCGGATCGCATGCAATTGTCCGGGGTGCAGGGCATCTATGATGGTATCCCCGTTGAGGTGACGGAAGGCGTCTTCCTGTTAAAAGAGTCAGGCCCGTGGGGCGATGTGGGCCTTCAAGGGCCTGTTCCCGCGGAGAAGGTTCACCGGGTGGTGACGCAGTTGGGAGCGCCATCCGACTTTGGACTGTTGAATGCCTGGAAGGTAGTGGATGGCAGTGGCCTGCTTCGTCTCCGGTTTGCAGGGAATCTGTTGGAAGGGCCAGGGTTGAAATTCCAGTACGGGGAGTTTCAACCTGAAGGATTGGTGATAGAGATTCCCGGGCTGCCTCAGCCTTTTACGCAGGGCCACGGTACTATTACCTTTTCGCGGGAGAGTACGGTGTTCGAAGGTCTACAAGGAAACGTGGGCCTCTATCCGGTGGCGGTGAATGGGACCATCACTTATAAGGAAGCTTCTCGTTTTGAGCCGCTCACCATTCAGGGCGGGTTTGCCGGGGAGGACCTCTTCCCCGTTTCCCAAAAACGGACGGCATCCCCAGGGATGCAGATCACCGGTCCGCTTCATGCCTCGGTCACGCTCACGGGGCCGACCCGTCATCCCAAACTGAAAGGATGGATTGATGGGCGAGGAGCCTTCATGGAGGTGCCCTCTCTTTTACAGAAGCAGGCCGGTCAGGATGGACGCCTTGAGTTTGATGGACAGTTTCACCCCGGAAACCGTGTTCATTTTGAACGCGTGGAGCTGATCATGCTCCCGCTTCGTCTTCGCGGACAGGGGACCATCCGGTATCGCTCGGAGGTCACTTGGGAGGCGCGGGTTGATTCCGGCCCGGTGTATTTAGGCGTGCTGCCGGAAGGTATCCGTGTTTTGGGAGATCATGTCCAGTCGGGCATTCTCGAAGTGCAATTGAAAGGCAGCGGACGCGGAGCCGATTGGACCCGGTGGAATACCAAAGGTTGGGTGGCGTTGACCGAAGGCGTGGTGGCGCTTCGGGGGGTCAGCGATCCCGTTTCGAATTTATTTATTCGATTGAAAGTGGATGAGGATCAGCTTGATTTGAAACGCATGGAGTTTCGCCTGAAGAATAGTGAAGCCGTCATCACCGGTTTTATGAAAAACTGGAAGACCACACCGATTGCCAGTGTCATGTTTGACTCGCCGCAATTCGATATTGATTTACTGATTCCTAAAGAGGGACGTTCGGCCATCCGGGATGGAATCGAATGGTTAGCGGCGAATGGATCACTGGAGGGTTCGGTGCATATCGAACGTCCGAGCTATAAGACGCTTTCCGGAAAAAAATTATCGGCCGTGTTAAAGATTCATGACAAACTGGTCTCGGTGGATAAAGTTCAATCGATGGTGGCAGAACACGGCACGGTCGGGGGACGGTTCTTTGTCCATCTCCCGGAAGGGCGGCCGGCTGCCATGCGTGCGTCATTTCAGGCGAAGGATTTGCCTTTTGAACATGTCCTGAGCCTTTTTGGTGAGGACCGTCGGTTGATTACCGGCAGCATGTCGGTACGTGGCATGCTCCAGGGCCACGGCCGGGATGACCGGGGAATCATTCCCACTCTCAACGGGAGTGTCAAAATTTCTCTCGGCGAGGGCTATATCCGCAAAGGGACGATCTTTCCACGCATTCTCGCGCTCTTGAATTTACCTCAGGTCCTTCGGGGAAAAGTTGATCTTGAAGAGACCGGATTTCCGTTTACCACCGTGAGCAGCAAGCTCACCGTGGAAGACGGAGTATTTTCCTCGAAAGATTTGTTGATCCAGAGTCCCATCATGAAAGTCTCTGCCGCAGGCATGTATGATTGGAAACGTGACCGGCTTGAAGGGATTTCCGCCGTCAGTCCTTTTGGGGTCTATTCCGATATCTTGAAAGATATTCCTCTCTTTGGACGAATTTTTTCCGGAGATCGGAAAGGCCTCGCCACGGCGTTGTTTTCGATTGACGGACCATTGGGTGATCCGGAGGTCAAGTATATGCCCATGGAATCCGTGAAAACCGGGCTGACCGGTTTGGCACAATTGGCGTTTGATATATTAAAAAATACGTTGACCCTGCCTTATGATTTACTGAATGGCACTCAGGAGGATGCGGGTTCCGCTCCCCGTGATGCTGGACGATCCGGCGTGCCCGGTCCCTTATAA